The following proteins come from a genomic window of Gynuella sunshinyii YC6258:
- a CDS encoding transposase: MTRSRKSQISLEATPYYHCVSRCVRRAFLCGVDALTQISYEHRRQWVEDRLLWLGEIFAIDICAYAVMSNHVHVVLHINVLQSRQWSAEDVVMRWHRLYRGSPLSHRFLKGDVFSPAEQQAFEALVAQWRKTLTSISRFVAVLNEGIARRANAEDRCTGRFWEGRFKSQALLDEQALAACMAYVDLNPIRARMADTPETSDHTSVQMRITCAKASKQPSDLLPFVGNPRADMPEGLPFKLSDYLELVDWTGRAIWEDKRGFIAKSLPPILIRLNISGKQWQQLTQQFEKQFRCFAGQRSSFEKVRDYFQLSRTPPNLLAP, translated from the coding sequence ATGACCCGATCAAGGAAGTCGCAAATCTCACTTGAAGCCACGCCTTATTATCACTGTGTTTCCCGCTGTGTCCGTCGGGCGTTTCTGTGCGGAGTTGATGCCCTCACCCAGATTAGCTACGAACATCGCCGCCAGTGGGTTGAGGATAGACTGTTGTGGCTGGGTGAGATATTCGCCATCGATATCTGCGCTTATGCCGTCATGTCTAACCATGTCCATGTGGTGCTGCATATCAATGTACTCCAAAGCCGGCAATGGTCAGCAGAAGACGTTGTGATGCGGTGGCATCGTCTGTACAGAGGCTCACCACTCAGCCACCGGTTTCTGAAAGGTGATGTCTTCTCACCGGCAGAACAGCAGGCGTTTGAAGCCTTAGTGGCCCAGTGGCGGAAAACCCTGACCTCCATCAGTCGGTTTGTGGCAGTGCTTAATGAAGGTATCGCCCGGCGTGCCAATGCCGAAGATCGCTGTACCGGTCGTTTCTGGGAGGGCAGGTTTAAGTCTCAAGCATTGCTCGACGAACAGGCCTTGGCCGCCTGTATGGCGTATGTGGATCTGAATCCCATTCGAGCCAGGATGGCTGATACACCGGAAACATCTGACCATACCTCCGTTCAAATGCGTATTACTTGCGCCAAGGCGTCCAAACAACCCAGTGATTTACTCCCTTTTGTTGGCAATCCCAGAGCAGACATGCCCGAAGGTTTGCCCTTCAAATTAAGCGATTACCTGGAATTGGTGGATTGGACCGGCAGAGCGATTTGGGAAGACAAACGTGGATTTATTGCAAAATCACTTCCTCCCATTCTGATCCGCCTGAATATTTCCGGTAAACAATGGCAACAATTAACACAGCAATTTGAAAAACAGTTCAGGTGTTTTGCTGGGCAGAGGTCGTCGTTTGAGAAAGTCAGAGATTATTTTCAGTTAAGCCGAACGCCACCGAATTTGTTGGCGCCCTG
- a CDS encoding DUF3800 domain-containing protein, giving the protein MIIAIDESGSFVSSNTTNSWCVVAAYVFSERIKSRSFAALKKLKRANGVYDYEEIKLKNVTERNYFQFLIDLSKLNGVLFAVATDSHINTNDALIEHRTVQANKIRENVPRMIYEEGKKGITILADEIESLSPQLYAQLQCQIALFGDIFHRAILYYVQRDPYTLRKYKWRIDQKNTTKSVYEKSFEKVICPILQSISFSEPMIFLEGADYNHMNPFIYSDGEVPEYIEEAYGKKLSSGVNIGKMIRDDIDFPNSKLDMSVQIADLLAAGIRRCLRLEFSDNSMASKLLGRLMLGNIKGKYPIQFVGFGKGEETVDDKVARVMAGFERTSKGILTNA; this is encoded by the coding sequence ATGATAATTGCAATTGATGAATCAGGTTCATTTGTAAGTTCAAATACTACAAACTCATGGTGTGTAGTGGCTGCTTATGTATTCTCGGAAAGAATTAAGTCCCGTTCGTTCGCTGCTCTTAAGAAATTAAAGCGAGCCAATGGTGTTTATGACTATGAAGAAATTAAATTGAAAAATGTAACGGAAAGAAACTATTTTCAATTTTTAATTGATCTTTCCAAGCTTAATGGAGTGCTTTTTGCGGTAGCCACTGATTCACATATCAATACCAATGATGCTCTGATAGAGCATCGCACAGTGCAAGCAAATAAAATACGTGAAAATGTACCTAGGATGATATACGAGGAAGGGAAAAAAGGTATAACTATCCTGGCTGATGAAATAGAGTCTCTTTCACCGCAGTTATATGCCCAGCTCCAATGTCAAATTGCTCTATTTGGCGACATTTTTCATCGGGCAATTCTATACTATGTTCAACGTGATCCCTATACCTTACGGAAATACAAATGGAGAATTGATCAAAAGAACACCACAAAATCAGTATATGAGAAATCATTCGAGAAAGTCATATGTCCGATACTGCAATCAATATCATTTAGCGAACCTATGATATTTCTTGAAGGGGCAGATTATAATCATATGAATCCATTTATATATTCTGATGGTGAAGTTCCTGAGTATATCGAAGAGGCGTATGGCAAAAAATTATCGAGCGGCGTTAATATTGGGAAAATGATAAGAGATGACATTGATTTTCCGAACTCAAAATTAGACATGTCAGTACAAATAGCGGACCTACTGGCTGCAGGAATTCGAAGATGCTTAAGGTTAGAATTCAGTGACAATTCAATGGCGTCTAAGCTGCTTGGAAGATTAATGCTAGGTAATATTAAGGGCAAGTATCCAATCCAGTTTGTTGGCTTTGGTAAGGGGGAGGAAACTGTAGATGATAAAGTGGCACGGGTGATGGCAGGTTTTGAGCGTACATCAAAGGGAATTTTGACCAATGCCTAA